One window from the genome of Enterobacteriaceae bacterium Kacie_13 encodes:
- a CDS encoding LacI family DNA-binding transcriptional regulator — protein sequence MASLKEVAQLASVSLMTVSRAINEPQRLKPETLARVQQAIDALNYVPDFSARKMRGKSSKVSTLGVLALDTATTPFSVELLLSIELTAREFGWSSFLVSITSQEDSERAVSQLLSQRPDGIIFTTMGLREVEIPARLMDKNLVLANCLSRELALPGYIPDDFDGQYQAMKLLIRKGYRRPLCIYLPQSIPAGVRRRAGAEQAWREVGLAQEQLRQLHMELGDEHYRDVVGMLEAFIIDGKPDFDVVVCGNDRIAFLAYQVLLAKGMAIPQQVAVLGYDNMVGIGDLFLPPLTTVQLPHREIGREAVLHLIEQRPNHGLINIASPVLERASL from the coding sequence ATGGCTTCGCTGAAAGAAGTAGCACAACTGGCATCGGTCTCCCTTATGACCGTGTCCCGCGCCATCAATGAGCCGCAAAGGCTGAAGCCGGAAACCCTGGCGCGCGTGCAGCAGGCCATTGATGCACTGAATTATGTGCCAGATTTCTCCGCACGGAAAATGCGCGGTAAAAGCAGCAAAGTTTCCACGCTTGGCGTGCTGGCGCTCGATACTGCTACGACGCCGTTCTCGGTCGAACTGCTTCTTTCGATTGAACTCACCGCCCGCGAATTTGGCTGGAGCAGTTTTCTGGTCAGCATTACGTCGCAGGAAGACAGCGAACGCGCCGTCAGTCAGCTGCTTTCCCAGCGCCCGGATGGCATCATTTTTACCACTATGGGTCTGCGCGAAGTTGAGATCCCGGCGCGGCTGATGGATAAAAATCTGGTGCTGGCGAACTGTCTCAGCCGTGAGCTCGCGCTGCCCGGTTATATTCCCGATGATTTTGACGGCCAGTATCAGGCGATGAAGCTGCTGATCCGCAAAGGTTACCGGCGTCCGCTGTGCATCTATTTGCCGCAGTCCATTCCTGCTGGCGTTCGTCGCCGCGCAGGTGCTGAGCAGGCGTGGCGCGAAGTCGGACTGGCGCAAGAACAATTGCGTCAGCTTCATATGGAACTGGGGGATGAGCATTACCGCGACGTTGTCGGGATGCTTGAAGCATTCATCATTGACGGCAAACCAGATTTTGACGTGGTGGTTTGCGGCAATGACCGCATTGCATTTTTGGCGTATCAGGTGCTACTGGCAAAAGGGATGGCGATACCGCAACAGGTGGCAGTGCTCGGGTATGACAATATGGTGGGTATTGGTGATCTGTTCCTGCCGCCGCTGACCACGGTGCAGCTACCACACCGCGAAATAGGCCGCGAAGCGGTACTGCACCTTATCGAGCAGCGTCCCAATCACGGCCTGATAAACATCGCCTCGCCCGTGCTTGAGCGCGCGTCGTTATAA
- a CDS encoding fimbrial protein — MKVNIRRALIASFITLIPFLSARATTQVPPGFESLVTGQTLWVNLSVYGQSLGLFEASVNLDTVTFLKPEDVAQAVMRHYQKGAQQQAILDRLIGNPLARNGNLACSSNGDVAGCDYLDTDSVALIYDENNAKVALFLGPQFVPLAADNRSPYYEQTAETEAAFIHQQNINFVTNSDDQTLSLQGAGALGLTENSYAGIDWDYLAQKYRQQNHQEVRFNNVFLRRDIGKRYYVQAGRMDSRDIFSNAGGNITLSQLPLSTIEGARAGSTLAWMNNSQVAQGTPVTVFITRPSRIDAYRFQQLLGTFYLNAGTQNLDTSAFPNGSYTVTLRVYEDNQLSRTEQVPFSRTGYATSQNIEWFVQGGAIPDREVQSNGAESQNGADRRVMQAGIKVPITREAALTGAVAATNRNHFVESALDWSHGFDNPLLDGILTTRFSYLKGGEGSRGNIQQVTYNDGFSLSFYRSALYAQDCYSNNGGQYGFGGCYQSSSLMFSVPVKSWYVNAGYSASENEGRNVIPAQRDNNDLVPVWTRRSTYNKTQTTTWQAGLGRGFSVGGININTSANFFTRTNSTGIKRDNGGFLSVSLSRVSASANSARSNFSSVGMTYQTDRSSKDQVGYNVAQNAYFDAQNQQEIGVNLNGSQDNALNGSIYGKTSGEYGSGSLAFSSASSGASGQRLSSSGSYNSSMAVAKSGLYWGKWGNGLPGAAVGLNVASTDDSRDTRVDVSVDGAGSASLHGTGRTLFSLPAYTQSNISINDSIESAAGIRSEITQGAGRRTLFIAPGRMLVSKVNIVSRYTYLGRLIINQQTPLEGATPLNVASWSGLGQGGFTAETDHRIKNLYMARGMQMYRCEIKVKSTHDVVRYVGDSDCKTVELASVPLNVQQRAKMLIATRRTDEVPLTRAEFSLQEQ, encoded by the coding sequence ATGAAGGTCAATATTCGCAGAGCTTTAATCGCCTCTTTCATTACCCTGATCCCCTTTCTTTCAGCCCGTGCTACCACTCAGGTTCCGCCTGGTTTTGAATCGCTGGTCACCGGCCAGACTCTGTGGGTCAATCTTTCTGTCTACGGGCAATCGCTCGGACTTTTTGAAGCCTCCGTTAACCTCGATACCGTCACATTCCTCAAACCGGAAGACGTGGCGCAGGCGGTGATGAGGCATTATCAAAAGGGTGCTCAACAGCAAGCAATTCTGGACCGTCTGATCGGCAACCCTCTGGCACGTAACGGAAATCTGGCGTGCAGCAGTAACGGCGATGTGGCAGGCTGCGACTATCTGGACACGGATTCAGTCGCGCTTATCTATGATGAAAATAATGCCAAAGTTGCGCTGTTCCTCGGCCCACAGTTTGTGCCGCTCGCGGCAGATAACCGCTCACCGTATTACGAACAGACGGCAGAAACCGAAGCGGCATTTATCCATCAGCAGAATATTAACTTTGTTACCAATAGCGACGACCAGACCCTGTCCCTCCAGGGTGCGGGCGCGCTCGGGCTGACAGAAAACAGCTATGCCGGTATTGACTGGGACTATCTGGCGCAGAAATATCGCCAGCAAAATCATCAGGAAGTACGTTTTAATAACGTCTTCCTGCGCCGTGACATAGGCAAGCGCTATTACGTTCAGGCGGGGCGCATGGACTCGCGGGATATATTCAGTAACGCGGGCGGGAACATTACCCTCAGCCAGCTACCGCTCAGCACTATCGAAGGTGCTCGCGCCGGCTCTACGCTCGCCTGGATGAACAACTCACAGGTCGCGCAGGGCACGCCGGTGACGGTGTTTATCACCCGTCCATCGCGTATTGATGCCTATCGCTTTCAGCAACTGCTCGGCACCTTTTACCTGAATGCGGGGACACAGAACCTCGATACCAGCGCGTTCCCCAACGGCAGTTACACCGTGACGCTGCGTGTTTATGAAGATAACCAGCTGTCACGCACTGAGCAGGTACCTTTCAGCCGTACGGGTTATGCGACCAGCCAGAATATCGAATGGTTTGTGCAGGGCGGTGCTATTCCAGACAGAGAAGTGCAGAGCAACGGCGCTGAATCACAAAACGGTGCAGACCGCCGGGTGATGCAGGCGGGCATAAAAGTGCCGATCACCCGTGAAGCCGCGCTCACCGGCGCTGTGGCCGCGACCAACCGCAACCACTTTGTCGAAAGCGCACTCGACTGGAGTCACGGATTTGATAACCCGCTGCTCGACGGCATTCTCACCACCCGCTTTAGTTATCTGAAGGGCGGCGAAGGCTCGCGCGGCAACATTCAGCAAGTCACCTATAACGACGGTTTTTCCCTCAGCTTTTATCGCAGTGCACTGTATGCGCAGGATTGTTATAGCAATAACGGCGGCCAATATGGTTTCGGCGGCTGCTATCAGAGCAGCAGCCTGATGTTCAGCGTGCCGGTGAAAAGCTGGTACGTGAATGCCGGTTACAGCGCCAGTGAAAATGAAGGCCGCAACGTGATACCTGCACAACGGGACAATAACGACCTCGTGCCGGTGTGGACCCGCCGCAGTACCTACAATAAAACGCAGACCACCACCTGGCAGGCGGGTCTCGGGCGTGGTTTTAGCGTCGGCGGTATTAACATCAATACCAGCGCCAACTTTTTTACGCGCACTAACAGCACCGGCATCAAACGCGATAACGGTGGTTTTCTTTCTGTCTCGCTTTCACGGGTCAGTGCGTCAGCGAATAGCGCCCGCTCGAACTTCAGCTCAGTAGGGATGACTTATCAGACCGATCGCAGCAGTAAAGATCAGGTCGGCTATAACGTCGCGCAAAACGCGTACTTCGATGCGCAAAACCAGCAGGAAATCGGCGTGAATCTCAATGGAAGCCAGGACAATGCGTTGAATGGTTCGATATACGGCAAGACCAGCGGTGAGTATGGCAGCGGCAGTCTGGCGTTCAGTTCAGCCTCTTCCGGTGCGTCCGGCCAGCGTTTAAGCAGCAGCGGCAGCTATAACTCCTCGATGGCCGTGGCGAAATCCGGTCTGTACTGGGGGAAATGGGGCAATGGTCTTCCCGGTGCCGCCGTCGGGCTTAACGTTGCGAGCACCGATGACAGCCGTGATACCCGCGTCGATGTCTCCGTTGACGGCGCGGGCAGCGCCAGCCTGCATGGCACCGGCCGCACGCTGTTCAGCCTGCCCGCGTATACGCAAAGTAATATCAGCATTAATGATTCGATCGAATCCGCAGCGGGTATACGCAGTGAAATCACGCAGGGTGCCGGACGTCGGACGTTGTTTATCGCGCCGGGGAGAATGCTGGTCAGCAAGGTGAATATCGTCTCTCGCTATACCTATCTCGGCAGGTTGATTATCAATCAGCAGACGCCGCTGGAAGGTGCCACGCCGCTCAATGTTGCCAGCTGGTCGGGATTAGGGCAGGGCGGATTCACCGCGGAAACCGATCACCGCATAAAGAATTTGTATATGGCGCGCGGAATGCAGATGTATCGCTGCGAAATAAAAGTGAAAAGCACGCATGACGTCGTGCGCTACGTCGGCGACAGCGACTGCAAAACAGTTGAACTGGCGTCGGTGCCGCTTAACGTTCAGCAGCGGGCAAAAATGCTGATCGCTACCCGCCGGACGGATGAAGTCCCCCTTACACGGGCGGAATTTTCTTTGCAGGAACAATAA
- a CDS encoding fimbrial protein: MEESRHQTLLYGNSFTLFCKKKFARLLCFPLISMTFLVMPAALANMSVYPMEVTLNSQGAAQVQTLSQSGEAQFIKVTIKRIDRPATQFEKEILLEDAVSRSLIATPDKFALASGSQRIIRLISLQPAEKETAWRVYFEAVGAPEELKDKTGQESKLSNQVGINLVWGVLVHIPPKHAVLSLRSLSSGEVKNNGTVRMVIREVGLCPEKNSSGSCQWKQEHATVYPDETLQFKAWTPAELNSAQAIRIKYVDQKTRNVNEYVLEK; encoded by the coding sequence ATGGAAGAGTCACGTCATCAGACCCTGCTTTACGGCAATTCTTTTACGTTATTTTGTAAAAAGAAGTTCGCCAGGCTACTTTGTTTCCCTCTGATATCAATGACTTTTTTAGTCATGCCTGCAGCTTTGGCAAATATGAGTGTCTATCCCATGGAGGTGACGCTTAATAGCCAGGGCGCAGCGCAGGTACAAACCTTGTCGCAAAGCGGTGAAGCGCAGTTTATTAAAGTCACCATTAAGCGAATAGATCGTCCTGCGACACAATTCGAAAAAGAAATATTGCTCGAAGATGCGGTTTCACGCTCGCTGATCGCCACGCCAGATAAATTCGCGCTGGCATCGGGTTCGCAACGCATCATTCGTCTTATTTCGTTACAACCAGCGGAAAAAGAGACCGCCTGGCGGGTTTACTTCGAGGCGGTCGGTGCGCCGGAGGAACTGAAAGATAAAACAGGTCAGGAAAGTAAACTCAGCAACCAGGTGGGTATCAATTTAGTCTGGGGCGTTTTGGTTCATATTCCACCGAAACACGCTGTGTTATCTCTCCGCTCATTATCGTCAGGTGAAGTTAAAAATAATGGCACCGTGCGCATGGTGATTCGCGAGGTCGGTCTCTGTCCGGAAAAAAATAGCAGTGGCAGCTGTCAGTGGAAACAAGAACACGCCACGGTATATCCGGATGAGACATTGCAGTTCAAAGCATGGACGCCAGCAGAGTTAAACTCTGCCCAGGCAATAAGAATTAAATATGTTGATCAGAAAACGAGAAATGTGAATGAGTACGTTCTCGAAAAGTAA
- a CDS encoding fimbrial protein: protein MQKLIKPLFIAAALTAAFNAQAVQKDITVNANVDATVDMTQADGTALPGTINMQYIPGRGLSTYSLDTKIWSNSSTANINVALVSAAQLNETVTGTTVPLKVTLGADLKPITTTATSLTYASLFPAGTTNGSSVLPLKISPATVAPLATGTYSGVVSLLITQATTSS from the coding sequence ATGCAAAAATTAATCAAACCACTTTTCATCGCTGCTGCATTAACGGCTGCATTTAATGCGCAGGCTGTGCAGAAAGATATTACTGTAAATGCTAACGTTGATGCGACGGTAGATATGACCCAGGCTGACGGTACCGCGTTGCCGGGCACGATTAATATGCAATATATTCCGGGCCGTGGTTTGTCTACTTATTCGCTGGATACCAAAATCTGGTCGAACTCTTCCACTGCCAATATTAACGTTGCACTGGTGAGCGCTGCCCAGTTAAACGAAACCGTGACCGGTACCACCGTTCCGTTGAAAGTGACGCTGGGTGCAGACCTGAAACCTATTACCACCACGGCCACGTCCCTGACTTACGCATCCTTGTTCCCGGCGGGCACCACCAACGGTTCTTCCGTTCTGCCATTGAAAATCTCTCCGGCAACGGTAGCGCCTCTGGCGACCGGCACCTATTCCGGCGTGGTGAGTCTGTTGATCACACAGGCAACGACGTCGAGCTAA
- a CDS encoding phage tail protein — MKSKLLTGLALICLMAGAQAASLTPSGRTTTVNLSFDRMSVPAQLPIWTNESGGYDTTNAPKWGRNTLVCQSRTSNQYGACLTFPVWLEASPSPYPVPVLFTESTTKQTLVLNIYMTKRRSLNNVVVATDLVPLNAFGGEVTPRGDGTDYSAYLPSSELSKFPFAGIWSGTLKMSLMQWPLTCTGNSQNVNVGCTNVTRLGDWIASMTFKVTDYGNQQIYLPEFGNAAANVDLGLKIFPGARATTTVNGSRSLDMCLYDGNNSDSNRVSLIFQDEGSPAPSRATGLFSLYLNGGNKNLAQDRLDYSIEVINPLTKARQRVQNGTEIIWSGTNKGVLRRVVLPGQRNSVLCVPAPMELITPSFTLSSKTAGRYRGTLRIIYTPTTQ, encoded by the coding sequence ATGAAAAGCAAATTGCTCACCGGACTGGCGCTGATATGCCTGATGGCCGGAGCACAGGCGGCATCACTCACGCCGTCAGGGCGTACGACGACAGTCAACCTGTCTTTCGACCGAATGTCCGTACCGGCGCAGTTGCCCATCTGGACCAATGAGAGCGGCGGTTACGACACCACCAACGCGCCAAAGTGGGGACGAAACACGCTGGTTTGTCAGTCACGAACCAGCAATCAGTATGGTGCCTGCCTGACGTTTCCTGTCTGGCTTGAAGCGTCCCCCTCGCCGTATCCCGTACCGGTCTTATTTACTGAAAGCACCACCAAACAGACGCTGGTGCTCAATATCTATATGACCAAACGAAGATCGCTCAATAACGTGGTGGTGGCCACCGATCTGGTGCCACTGAATGCCTTTGGCGGCGAGGTAACGCCGAGGGGCGACGGTACGGATTACTCGGCGTATCTCCCCTCGTCGGAGCTGAGTAAATTCCCTTTTGCCGGAATCTGGAGCGGTACACTCAAAATGTCGTTGATGCAATGGCCCCTCACCTGTACCGGGAATTCGCAGAATGTGAACGTGGGTTGTACCAACGTCACCAGGCTGGGCGACTGGATCGCCAGCATGACGTTTAAGGTGACGGATTACGGTAATCAGCAGATCTATCTGCCTGAGTTTGGCAATGCGGCGGCAAATGTGGATCTGGGTCTGAAAATCTTCCCCGGCGCACGTGCTACCACAACAGTGAATGGCAGCCGTTCACTGGATATGTGTCTGTACGATGGCAATAACTCGGACAGCAATCGTGTGAGCCTGATCTTTCAGGACGAAGGCTCCCCAGCGCCTTCAAGAGCCACCGGATTATTTTCGTTATATCTCAATGGCGGGAATAAAAATCTGGCACAAGATCGTCTGGATTATTCGATAGAGGTGATTAATCCGCTGACCAAAGCACGGCAGAGGGTGCAAAACGGCACCGAGATCATCTGGAGCGGCACCAATAAGGGGGTGTTGCGCCGTGTGGTATTGCCGGGACAGCGAAATTCGGTGCTGTGCGTTCCCGCGCCGATGGAATTAATTACGCCGTCTTTCACCTTATCGTCGAAAACGGCAGGGCGATATCGCGGCACCCTCAGGATTATTTACACCCCGACGACGCAGTAA
- a CDS encoding sucrose-6-phosphate hydrolase produces MKQRLERAEQALRSGIATRGDTFYPHFHLAPPAGWMNDPNGLIYHQGLYHAFYQHHPFSENWGPMHWGHATSQDMVNWQHQPVALAPGDEYDRDGCFSGSAVDDHGVLSLIYTGHVWLSGEGNDSAIREVQCLATSEDGIHFTKQGVVLTPPDNIMHFRDPKVWHEFGYWWMVIGARDEHDCGQVLLYKGNSLRDWTLDRVLAKADGNTGYMWECPDFFPLGDEHILMCSPQGIKAQGHDYRNLFQSGCLRGTWQAGQDFKVLEGFTELDNGHDFYAPQSFTAADGRRVVIAWMDMWESVMPSKAEGWAGCMTLPRELTLRNGNVRMEPVDEVRTLRRAHHPLLPHVIRNSIERIIENAQAIEIISQWDLSTSDAQSFGIKLGDGVWVFVDAKTQRLCLERDFPGHGIKDCRSIALPSDNMLEMRIFIDRSSIEVFVNQGEATLSSRIYPHPDQRTLFFFAQEGKAALVQSDYWTLSAG; encoded by the coding sequence ATGAAACAGCGACTGGAACGCGCAGAACAGGCGTTGCGCTCTGGAATAGCCACCCGCGGCGATACCTTTTACCCACATTTTCATCTCGCCCCCCCAGCGGGCTGGATGAACGACCCGAACGGGCTGATTTATCATCAGGGGTTGTATCACGCGTTTTATCAACACCATCCGTTCAGCGAGAACTGGGGACCGATGCATTGGGGGCACGCCACCAGTCAGGACATGGTGAACTGGCAACATCAGCCGGTGGCGCTGGCGCCGGGCGATGAGTATGACCGCGACGGTTGCTTCTCCGGCAGCGCCGTGGACGACCACGGTGTACTCAGCCTCATTTACACCGGCCACGTCTGGCTGAGCGGCGAAGGCAATGACAGTGCTATTCGCGAAGTGCAATGTCTCGCCACCAGCGAGGACGGTATTCACTTCACCAAACAGGGCGTGGTGCTCACGCCGCCGGATAACATCATGCATTTTCGTGATCCGAAGGTGTGGCACGAGTTTGGTTACTGGTGGATGGTGATCGGCGCGCGGGATGAGCACGATTGCGGTCAGGTGTTGCTGTACAAAGGCAACAGCCTGCGCGACTGGACGCTCGATCGCGTGCTCGCTAAAGCCGACGGCAACACAGGTTACATGTGGGAATGCCCAGATTTCTTCCCTCTTGGCGATGAACACATTCTGATGTGCTCGCCGCAGGGTATCAAAGCGCAAGGCCACGATTACCGTAACCTGTTCCAGAGCGGCTGCCTGCGCGGCACATGGCAGGCAGGTCAGGATTTTAAGGTATTGGAAGGTTTTACGGAACTCGACAACGGCCATGACTTCTACGCGCCACAGTCGTTTACAGCCGCCGACGGACGCCGGGTGGTTATCGCGTGGATGGACATGTGGGAATCTGTGATGCCATCGAAAGCGGAAGGCTGGGCGGGCTGCATGACGCTGCCGCGCGAACTGACGCTGCGCAATGGTAACGTGCGCATGGAGCCGGTTGATGAAGTGCGGACGCTGCGCCGTGCTCATCACCCTCTCCTGCCGCATGTCATCAGGAACAGTATTGAGCGGATAATTGAAAATGCGCAGGCAATCGAAATCATCTCGCAATGGGATCTCAGCACCTCTGACGCACAGAGCTTCGGCATAAAACTCGGCGATGGCGTCTGGGTCTTCGTGGATGCTAAGACGCAAAGACTCTGTCTGGAAAGGGACTTCCCGGGGCATGGGATCAAAGACTGCCGCAGTATTGCACTGCCTTCGGACAACATGCTTGAGATGCGGATCTTTATTGACCGATCGTCGATTGAAGTGTTTGTTAATCAGGGAGAAGCAACCCTCAGCAGCCGGATTTACCCACATCCCGATCAACGCACTCTGTTCTTCTTTGCGCAGGAAGGTAAAGCGGCGTTAGTGCAAAGTGATTACTGGACATTATCTGCGGGTTAA
- a CDS encoding MFS transporter, with product MRNSHRSHYILLSGLLFCFFYTWSSAFSLISLWLSQKVGLKGTETGMFFSAIALTALCAQPLYGFIQDKLGLRKNLLWAIGCLLLASGPFFIFVFAPLLQVNILLGAAAGGLYVGATFFAGIGALESYTERVSRILGFEFGKARMWGSLGWAAATFFAGMLFNINPNLNFWMASSSAVIFLLLLWRLREVKTDALNQLEYGKPGNLQLADAIALFRLPRFWTLIVFVTGVSVYNVYDQQFPVYFSSLFADVKNGNEMYGFLNSFQVFLEAGGMFLAPFVVNKIGAKNGLLLSGLIMALRVFGSGLAADAVTISCMKLLHAVELPILLIAMFKYITTRFDPRLSATLYLVGFQFITQVCASVLSPLAGHGYDLIGFADTYMIMGMLVLVLTLISGFLLIGEKSRTPPSVLFKKSEIL from the coding sequence ATGAGAAACAGTCACCGAAGTCACTACATATTGCTAAGTGGATTGCTTTTTTGCTTCTTCTACACCTGGTCCTCCGCCTTTTCGCTTATTTCACTTTGGCTTAGCCAAAAGGTCGGGCTTAAAGGCACGGAAACAGGAATGTTCTTTTCTGCCATCGCCCTGACGGCGCTGTGCGCTCAGCCGCTTTACGGGTTTATTCAGGACAAACTGGGGCTGCGCAAAAACCTGCTGTGGGCCATCGGCTGTTTGTTACTGGCCAGCGGTCCGTTCTTTATCTTTGTTTTTGCCCCGCTGTTGCAAGTCAATATTCTTCTGGGTGCTGCGGCCGGTGGTTTGTACGTCGGCGCGACATTTTTTGCCGGAATTGGCGCACTGGAATCTTACACCGAGCGGGTCAGCCGCATTCTGGGGTTTGAGTTCGGCAAGGCAAGGATGTGGGGATCGCTCGGCTGGGCGGCGGCCACCTTCTTCGCCGGGATGCTGTTTAACATCAACCCGAACCTGAATTTCTGGATGGCGTCGTCTTCAGCAGTGATTTTCCTGCTGCTGCTCTGGCGGCTGCGTGAAGTGAAAACCGATGCGCTGAACCAGCTCGAGTACGGCAAGCCTGGCAACCTCCAGCTGGCCGATGCAATTGCTCTGTTTCGTCTGCCGCGTTTCTGGACACTTATCGTGTTTGTCACCGGTGTCAGCGTCTATAACGTCTATGACCAGCAGTTCCCGGTGTACTTCTCCTCGCTGTTTGCGGACGTCAAAAACGGCAACGAGATGTATGGTTTCCTCAACTCCTTCCAGGTGTTTTTAGAGGCCGGTGGGATGTTCCTGGCGCCTTTCGTGGTCAACAAAATCGGCGCTAAAAATGGCTTGCTGCTAAGCGGCCTGATCATGGCGCTGCGCGTATTTGGCTCTGGGTTGGCGGCAGATGCAGTGACCATTTCCTGCATGAAACTGCTGCATGCCGTCGAGCTGCCAATCCTGCTGATCGCCATGTTTAAGTACATTACCACCCGCTTCGATCCGCGCCTTTCGGCCACGCTGTATCTGGTTGGTTTTCAGTTCATCACGCAGGTTTGCGCCAGTGTGTTATCCCCGCTGGCCGGGCACGGTTACGACCTGATCGGCTTTGCAGACACGTACATGATTATGGGGATGCTGGTCCTTGTCCTGACCCTCATCTCCGGTTTCCTGCTCATTGGCGAAAAGAGCCGGACACCCCCCTCTGTATTATTCAAAAAGAGTGAGATTTTATGA